The Arachis ipaensis cultivar K30076 chromosome B10, Araip1.1, whole genome shotgun sequence DNA window TGGTATTAAGTTAGACTTCTCAAAGTTAATGCCCAACCCAGACATCATTTCAAAGCACCTCAGAAGCCTCTTATAGTTTCTCAGCGTCTCCTCCTCCGGTGGACAGAAtaagaaaacgcagaaaaacgctgggagcgatttctgggctgttttaacccagttttcagcccagaaaacacagattagaagctgcagaatggacgaaacaagtggttcccatccatccattgaagacttgattatttaaattaattcgaatttaaatttaaatttgaattctaggaaaagatattattttaattttaaaaattagattttaaatttattatgattagttataaaagggagaaactttcctTCCTTTGGGGAGGTCCCAGAGGATCccaattctatacaaatttacaatccttatttttctctctaagtcatgagcaactaatccttcattgttaaggttaggagctctgtttattcgtatggattgattttattgctttttctattttaatttatgtatggatttataatttaagaattgttttcgctctttatcttatgaatttgggtggaacggaagtatgactctctttctacttgagttcttgtaaaacttggaaaaacactttacttgaaaacatattctcctaaattttaattatctggatttaacgggatatgtgacatataatccctttatttttgggtaattagagtttttgtgacatacaaactggaatttgatcatcaccctctaattggaattagttgaccaagaaattggctgttgatgaattttagaggagactaagaaggtctaaggaattagggtctagtcacatatagtttgccataaattaaatcctgcataattaaaatagttagtaagaaaagttaatccggaaaaatagataactctgaaatcTTAACtgcttctccatattttattcccaacttatttatctgcctatctttaatattttttttattgtttaatgtcttttatattgctcaaacactcttttctttttgtctaactaagcctatcaaatactattgtttcttaatccatcaatcctcgtgggaacgacccttactcacgtaaggtattacttggtacgaccgagtatacttgccggttaatCTGTGGTTAAAAAatccgcaccaaatttttggcgccgttgccggggattgattgtgattaacaactactcgttgtttgatttcttagattagataaattttttttaattagttttattttattattattaatttttatttttcatttttgtttactTTCATTtccgtaaattttttttttcttttcttcgttCTTTCGTTCGCCCCTCCCCCCTTTTTCTGTTtcgttttatttcttttttttgcttttatatttttttttactttagtccgtttttatttatttttatttcattcttattttattttctttttatttttattttcttttattttcgcttttgttttcttccatttttttctttttatattctattagttttgttttatttttgtgttttattttttttaaaaatatttttaaataaatagcactaatatattttaaatttctgaaattaagtttggtgttcactagttagttttattttatttttttattttaatttttagatggCAGTgaagagtgacgcgtacgcatgactaacgcgtacgcgtgattttgGAGCTtttcatggcgacgcgtgcgcgtgactaacgcgtacgcgtgatttgaagatttgctcagtgACGCGAGCGCGTgatcgacgcgtccgcgtgactcgcgaaaaggaccatcgacgcgtatgcgtgactgacgcatacgcgtgacatgcgcaactGCCTCTCCGATCATCCTGTTGAGCACATCCACCACTAGGACAAACAAGAACGGAGATAATGGGTCTCCTTGGCGTAGTCCCCTTTCCATTTTGGACGGTTTCGATGGTGAACCATTAACCAGGATAGAGATAGAAGCCAAAGTAACACACTCCCTAACCCACGCCCTCCATTTTCTTCCGAAGCTCATCTTCTCCAGCACAGTATCAACAAAGCACCATTTGACTCTGTCATATGCTTTTTGGAAATCCAGTTTAATAATCGctgatttcttcttcttcagcttcaACCATGCACGATTTCACAAGCAATTAACGCTCCATCGTGTATCTTTCTTCCCTTCACAAAGGTACTATGTGATTCCCCGACTAAGCCTGGCATAACCCTCCTCATTCTTCGTGTCAACAATTTAGAAATAACCTTATAGACACATCCCACCATACTGATAGGTCTTAGTTCTTTTATCTCCTTAGCACCAACGAATTTCATAGCCAACGCTACCCATGTGACATTAGCTTCTGCTGGCAGTCGTGCTGACTCAAAAAACCCCATCACAGCTGCAGTGAATTCCATCCCTATCTCGTTCCaacacttttttttatatttgtgtgAGATATATTATGAGTTTATGACTCTaataagaaagaaaacaaaacttCATTCTATTAATGTGGGGAACATTAATATTCTTTTCTAGTATTTTTCCTTGTTATTTTCTTTTGGAGTCAATATTGCAACCATGTCATGAGTCATGACATATTTGTTGTTGCCTAGTTGGGCTTTCTGGTTATGATATATCTGATCGGGCCTTATTGACATTAAAATTGGGTCACGAATTGGCCCACGGAACTTTGATGCATGGCATTCACAGTCACATCACCCTGCTGAGTGCTGACTTGCTAATAGCTAGTTGAGACGTTGActagttttgtttattttctcgTTAGGAGGTAgttagaaaaatttaaaaaagaggAGCCAGTTGAGACGTTGACTAGTTTTGTTTACTATCTTCCCACCAAACAAGTTTTGTTTACTTTCTCGTTAGTAGTTAGTTACGAAATCAGTAAGCAGAAGACATGAGAAAAAGAAATATGTTTCAACTACCTTCCGAGAATCCTCATTTTCCCGCCAATTCCATGGCGCCACCTCCACTTTCCCGAGAAAACTCATTTTCCTTCCCAAATTTTCCCGGAATATTCCGCAACCACCCTCGCTGTCGATACCTCTGCGTCTCCACCGCATGCATCCTCCTCTACCTCCTTTACACCCTCACGAGCGTCTTCATCTCCGCGCAGCTACTCTTCAACCTCGAGCTCCaagtctctttctctctctctctctctctctctctctctctctcaaattctCGCTCACCGTTTTGATTTTTTGACCTTTTTGTCTCTTCTTTCTGTGATGCACAGCGCGATTTCGATGCGCCGCGCAGAGTAACGTTGCATTCTTCTAGAGTGTTCCACTCGCCGGAGGCATTCGAATTGGACTACGAGAAGATGGAGAAGGAGTTGAAGGTGTTCGTGTACCCTGACGGTGATCCTGAGACCTATTTCCACACGCCGAGGAAGCTCACCGGGAAATATTCCAGTGAAGGTTATTTCTTCAAGAACATCAAAGAAAGCCGTTTCTTCACTGCCGATCCTCTTCAAGCTCACCTCTTCTTCATTCCTATTTCTTGCCACAAAATGCGAGGCAAGGTATGCATGCCCTAATTTCACCTCCAAGAATGATTTGCATAATTCTCAGGGGTTAACTCACATCTCGCAACAAGAAACCTGTTCAATTGTGCAAtatattttctgtttttatttattcaaatcaaTGTTTAGTTAGTTATTCTTGTGTAGCAAATAGCTGAAATGTCAAATGTTCACAAATCACAACTTTTAGGTTGAAATTGCTTAATACATATAAAGCCAATTTTGCATTTGTGGAAGATTTTGGGTGCCACTTGTTTTCACAATTTCACAATTCTCATAATTGATTCTCAAATCACGTAATCATTGAGGAGAACTGTTAATTTGTACATATCTAAGCctgaataaaattattcaaatactATCAACAGATAATAGAATATGGAATATGCTTAGCAGATAGCACTACGCATGAATTCAACAACCTAGTGTCTAGCATAGTTCTCAATATAAGAGTCTAATGCGCGCATGTGAAGTATGCAGGGGTTGACTTATGAGCGTATGATTTATGAAGTTGGGAAGTATGTGGAGAGCCTAAAGTTCAAGTATCCTTATTGGAACAGAACATTGGGTGCTGATCACTTTTTTGTGACTTGCCATGATATCGGTGCCAAGGCTACGAATGGGGTTCCATATCTTGTCAAAAATTCCATTCGGGTGGTTTGTTCATCCAGTTATGACGGTTTGTTTATTCCACACAAAGATGTTACCCTCCCCCAAGTTCAGCTGCCATTTCTTCACCCTGCAGGTGGAAATGACATAAAGAGAAGGTGGAAATTGTTTTCGTACCATAAAATCGAATTCTTTTGCTTGTTAGAAACACAATTTTCAGTTAAGTCACCTGAAACTGTGCCatctttattaattttaataccaATTCCTATCCGGAAAATACTGCAGGAAAACACTTGCTTTCTGGGCTGGTCGCTCTGATTCTAAATTGAAAGATGAACTTGCAGCTGTGTGGGACAATGATACTGAACTTGACATTCAGAATAACAGAATTGACCGTCATGCTACTGGGTCTATTGTTTATTTGGAGAAACTTTATAGATCCAAGTTTTGTTTGTGCCCTCACGGTCCTGTTGGTAGCAGCCGTATCGCGGACTCAATCCATTATGGCTGTGTTCCGGGTAAACTACATCTTCATGACTTTTGTTGCTCACTGATTACCCATCTCTTCTGTGAATTCAATCTTCTAAGTTCTAACAGAAATTCTTGTCCTCTATCTGCAGTAATCATGTCAAACTATTATGACTTGCCTTTTAATGAGATTCTGGATTGGAGGAAGTTTTCTGTAGTAGTGAAGGAAAGTGACCTTTATCAGCTCAAAGACATTCTGAGAAATATATCTCAGAAAGATTTTGTGACATTGAATCAGAACTTAGTAAAGGTAATAAGTTTCAGTTTCTGGTTTTTAAAAATATCAGTTAGCTGATAGTTGGTGCAATTATGGAATCATATCCGTCATGAAGCTACTTATGTTTGTGATTTAAGACAAAAATTTCATACGTTGAAATAAATCATGGCTTCTTGTAAGATGATAACACTAGTTTTAATTTTCGGTTTATGGTTCAGGTCCAGAAGCATTTCCAGTGGAATACACCTCCAGTTAGACTAGATGCGTTTCATATGGTCATGTATGAACTCTGGCTACGCCGCCATCTCACTAGGTACTTTTAAAAAGAAACTCAGACAATGATAACTGAAGCAAGGAGTTTTATTTGTACATACGATTAACAGTACGATGTGGCCCCAACCTGTGAATCCCCACCGCAAGCTGTATCCTCAAAGTGAAACATGTTTGACCACTTAGAGAATTTGTGTGTAAAATGAGTATTAGGAAGGCAGTCTTCTCAGTAAAATAACAAATGTATATGTCTGCACGAAACCCCCCAAACCCTGCAGAGATAAAAGATATTTGGTGATAGAAGTCGGTGACTGTTAATTGTGAAACAAGAGATGCTGGTGTTGAGCTTGGAATCCATGTTAGGGAGAGTAACTCAGAGTACTCCCATAATCTTTTTCAGCCAAAATACATCGTTCGTGGCAAATAAGACATTGCTCAAGCATCTAATTTTAGctctaaccaaaaaaaaaaaaaaatgagacttCGTTCTTCTTCTTTCATTGTGTGCCAAAACGAAACAATGTCATCTGTGTCTAACATGGCAAGTCAAAACTAGTTTAATCCTCTGTTTGTTGATCCAATGTCAGAAAGGGTCCAAGAATCAATATAATGTCTAGAACTAGATTTCAAGAAATAGTATATTAAATTTTGAATGTGAGAGGCTAAAATGGTAAAAGTCATAAATCTCAATaaccaataaaaaatttagtccTATGGTTGGAGTATAAAAGTATGAACTACAAGACGATGTACTATGGCCATATTACGACTCCCTTGTCCAAACCAAATTCAAATCATCACAAACTCTTATGCTGCGTTTAGAAGGGAGACTGATATTGAGAGACTGAGACAAAATTAAGTCGTTCTATTGTGTTTGGTATAAAATATAATGCACTAAGTTATGTCTAAGTATCATGTTTAGTTTAAGATAAACATAAGAATTAAAGGgtagatttaaaatttgaaaagttaaataaaaatatttttgaaaaaaaatgttattaaagttttcaTCTGCAAAAATTTTAGTCTTTTCTGTCTCTACTGAGTCCCAGAAATTTTAGTCCCCTTTGTCTCCACTTTCTGAAGATATTGAAAAAACTGAAATTTTATGTcttgaaactaaaattttaattctagtttctaaccaccaaacacaatactaaaTCGCAGTCTCTCAATCTCAATTCCAGTCTTTAGAAACAAACTGACCGAAAAAATTTATCTATACTCATTTTTAAAAACTCATCATTGTAGACAACAAAGAGACATAACAAATGGTAAATTCACCATTATTTGTTTGTTAACACCAAATTATAAATGTGTACCCCCTGTTCTGTTCGGCCCGAATATGAATAAGAAATAACAAATAACTTCCATTGTAGTATAGTAATTCAAACTTCCCAATATCTAATCATGCAAAATCCAAACTACGTAGATGTCTAATACGATATTTTTATTCCCTCATAAAACGGTAAAGAAAATAAATTCACTTATATTTTGAAGAGTTAAGGGCAAAAACGgaactattcacaatatataaaTCGAATCCAGTATTGATAGGATATACNNNNNNNNNNNNNNNNNNNNNNNNNNNNNNNNNNNNNNNNNNNNNNNNNNNNNNNNNTTCTACAGTCATAATTCACATTGCTTCCAGAAATAATTTGTCTATAAAACACAAACCATCCCCAGAAGTCCTATGTTAGTTGAAGCAGCATAGCGTATTAGGTTGTATCACAGAAAATGCATGTGTGGATAATTGGCAATTCTCTGGTGGCATATCCCCAGATCATAGCCAGTAAGTCCTCATGTTGGAATCATCAATGTCAATGTCAACCTGTAAGTGTGCTCACACATTTAACTGATCCACACACACAGGCTTTCAAGCCTTCAAGGGTCTCATCATGTTCTAAGAATTATGATTCATGATAAGTCATCAAAAACGAAAAAAAGGTACCTGCTCATCAAAACAGGCAGGAATATCAAATTCTGTCCCAGAAGCGTCAGCAAAATCTTCAAGTTTATTATCCTGCAACCATCAAAAGTATTACATACAAACTGCCAATTTCCAAATGTTTGGAGCTAATATTACCGCAAAACTCTTTCCAAACAAAAGAATACCTCTTGATGTATGCTGAGAGCATTATTCTCCATTTGGATAGATGAATCGTTGGTAACGGCTTCCGCAGTATCAAGTGTATACTGTAAATCAGAGAATTCGACTTGATGACAAATATTCCAAAGTTGACATTTTTCAGTATATTCAAGAAATGAAGAAACGACTACAgcataaaattaaatttgatgaCAAAATACTCCAATTTAGCTTTGTATCACATCCTTCGGTTATCTGGTCAATGGAATTTCTCATATGACCATATAAGACAATCATAGCTTCCACTGAGTAATAGAGGGATGAAAAACTTCTAGAACCTGATCATTGTTCCTCTCAGGTGACTGTCTCGAATCTATTGGCACAGGTTTGGCTTCCTCTAGGCAGATCTGATAGAAATAAAATTGAGTAAATATAATGAATGACAGTTCAATAGAACAGAATCAACTATCTATGTTCCACTCATGCAAGCAAAAGAACTCAATCTATATGAGCAGATCTGATAAATAATGAGTAGCATTTTCCACATTAGGAAAAGCTTTATTAATGTGTTTAGTTCAATCCCATGGAAACATACATCCTCGTTCTGGTCAGGAGAAGAGTTCTCTGGTTCTGTTGGTGAAGGT harbors:
- the LOC107620083 gene encoding uncharacterized protein LOC107620083, giving the protein MEFTAAVMGFFESARLPAEANVTWVALAMKFVGAKEIKELRPISMVGCVYKLKKKKSAIIKLDFQKAYDRVKWCFVDTVLEKMSFGRKWRAWVRECVTLASISILVNGSPSKPSKMERGLRQGDPLSPFLFVLVVDVLNRMIGEAVAHVTHEVFWGKDDGRLGMALVRWELVQAPKKIGGLGLEPKSLAVNSDVTEEGGTVKGHMSCANKGSTCQAEDD
- the LOC107622710 gene encoding probable glycosyltransferase At5g03795, encoding MRKRNMFQLPSENPHFPANSMAPPPLSRENSFSFPNFPGIFRNHPRCRYLCVSTACILLYLLYTLTSVFISAQLLFNLELQRDFDAPRRVTLHSSRVFHSPEAFELDYEKMEKELKVFVYPDGDPETYFHTPRKLTGKYSSEGYFFKNIKESRFFTADPLQAHLFFIPISCHKMRGKGLTYERMIYEVGKYVESLKFKYPYWNRTLGADHFFVTCHDIGAKATNGVPYLVKNSIRVVCSSSYDGLFIPHKDVTLPQVQLPFLHPAGGNDIKRRKTLAFWAGRSDSKLKDELAAVWDNDTELDIQNNRIDRHATGSIVYLEKLYRSKFCLCPHGPVGSSRIADSIHYGCVPVIMSNYYDLPFNEILDWRKFSVVVKESDLYQLKDILRNISQKDFVTLNQNLVKVQKHFQWNTPPVRLDAFHMVMYELWLRRHLTRYF